In one Candidatus Nomurabacteria bacterium genomic region, the following are encoded:
- a CDS encoding type II/IV secretion system protein has protein sequence MHISDGTLEKLLTQSKRFSDADIAALKTESANTHKPMYQLAIEKNVVDDKTLTKLFAEYTGIPYIELNPKEITPELLEKIPERIARQYNAVLFQVDSNGLMHLAMEDPDDVQAVDFIEKQIGANTKTYIASRANIEAALEKYRGSVDQELSDVIDTQRVEEQTKVESVRDEDVSEDSPIAQTINLLLEYAIRSNASDIHIEPREDFVEIRYRIDGILKEVNRLPRNVHAALVSRIKILSNLKIDERRVPQDGRFKVNITGKQYALRVSTLPIADGEKVVMRILDESNQAVSLEDLGYWGYAMETITDAINEPHGMVLITGPTGSGKSTSLFGALIQLNKIDVNISTIEDPVEYRIPGINQTQTNEVAGLTFAGGLRALLRQDPNIIMVGEIRDAETANLAVQAALTGHLVFSTLHTNNAATALPRLLDMDIEPFLIASTVRTIVGQRLVRKLEKQTRTAYQPSDEEKQAITHLFNLQSDRDMSYIHELEKRAAAAGIGGDTPLSTTPEGIHTLYKPTDYEDENGKHDGFSGRIGIFEVLNNTTAMQKLITTNATSAQIQNQAISEGMLTMQIDGLIKALRGQTTIEEVLRVTKE, from the coding sequence ATGCATATATCGGATGGGACATTAGAGAAGCTTCTCACACAAAGTAAACGCTTCTCTGACGCAGATATAGCAGCCCTCAAAACAGAGAGCGCTAATACACATAAACCAATGTATCAATTGGCGATTGAAAAAAATGTCGTCGACGACAAAACTCTCACCAAGTTGTTTGCAGAGTACACAGGCATACCCTACATAGAACTAAACCCCAAAGAAATCACCCCTGAGCTATTAGAGAAAATCCCCGAACGAATTGCTCGCCAATATAACGCTGTCTTGTTCCAAGTGGACAGCAACGGTCTCATGCACCTAGCCATGGAAGACCCTGACGACGTCCAAGCTGTAGACTTTATCGAAAAGCAAATAGGCGCAAATACGAAGACCTACATAGCATCACGCGCTAATATCGAGGCTGCTTTAGAGAAATATCGCGGTAGCGTTGACCAGGAGTTATCCGATGTTATCGACACGCAGCGCGTCGAGGAGCAGACAAAAGTAGAATCGGTCAGAGACGAAGACGTGAGCGAAGACTCACCCATCGCTCAAACGATTAACCTTTTGCTTGAATACGCCATTCGCAGCAACGCCAGCGACATCCACATAGAACCCCGTGAAGACTTTGTCGAAATCCGATACCGTATTGACGGAATCCTTAAAGAAGTGAACCGATTGCCGCGTAATGTCCACGCAGCATTAGTTAGTCGTATCAAAATTTTGTCAAATCTTAAAATCGACGAACGCCGCGTACCTCAAGACGGCCGCTTTAAGGTAAATATCACTGGCAAACAGTACGCCTTGCGTGTTAGCACGCTGCCTATTGCAGACGGTGAAAAAGTCGTCATGCGTATTTTAGACGAATCAAATCAAGCGGTTAGCCTAGAAGACTTGGGTTACTGGGGCTATGCCATGGAAACAATTACTGATGCGATTAACGAACCACACGGCATGGTGCTTATCACCGGACCAACAGGAAGCGGTAAATCTACTAGTCTTTTCGGAGCACTCATCCAACTCAATAAAATTGACGTCAACATCAGTACAATCGAAGACCCGGTAGAATATCGAATACCTGGGATCAACCAAACTCAGACAAATGAAGTAGCAGGTCTTACATTCGCAGGCGGCCTTCGCGCGCTACTACGTCAAGATCCAAACATCATAATGGTCGGTGAGATTCGTGACGCCGAAACGGCAAACCTAGCAGTTCAGGCTGCGCTGACAGGACACCTTGTCTTTAGTACGCTACACACCAACAACGCCGCAACCGCCTTGCCGCGTCTCCTCGACATGGACATTGAACCATTCTTAATTGCCAGCACCGTCAGGACTATAGTCGGCCAGCGCCTTGTACGCAAACTAGAAAAACAAACACGAACAGCCTACCAGCCGTCCGACGAGGAGAAGCAAGCAATTACCCACCTCTTTAATCTGCAGTCCGACCGAGACATGAGCTACATACATGAGCTGGAAAAACGAGCCGCAGCCGCCGGCATCGGAGGCGACACGCCACTGAGCACCACACCCGAAGGTATTCATACGCTTTATAAGCCTACCGATTATGAAGATGAAAATGGTAAACATGATGGATTTTCGGGCCGTATTGGTATTTTTGAAGTACTCAACAACACTACGGCAATGCAGAAACTCATAACTACGAATGCTACAAGTGCGCAAATCCAAAACCAAGCTATATCAGAAGGAATGTTAACAATGCAGATTGACGGCCTGATAAAAGCATTGCGCGGGCAAACAACTATCGAAGAAGTCTTAAGAGTGACAAAGGAATAA
- the tsaE gene encoding tRNA (adenosine(37)-N6)-threonylcarbamoyltransferase complex ATPase subunit type 1 TsaE: MIEVSSEKQMQIYGERLGQLLAGGEVVELVGDVGAGKTTFVRGVARGMSVDETVQSPSFTISRIYEASDGRRLVHYDFYRLSDPGIMEDELAETVGTDKTAVVIEWANSVADTLPEDRLTISITVTGENTRQLSLSGSGEVGQRLAEALDDHSA, encoded by the coding sequence ATGATAGAGGTATCGAGTGAAAAGCAAATGCAGATTTATGGCGAACGTCTTGGCCAGTTACTGGCGGGTGGCGAGGTTGTAGAACTAGTAGGTGACGTAGGAGCTGGTAAAACAACGTTTGTGCGGGGCGTAGCTCGCGGTATGTCTGTGGATGAAACAGTTCAAAGTCCGAGTTTTACGATTAGCCGTATTTACGAAGCATCCGATGGCCGTCGTCTTGTACACTACGATTTTTATCGACTCAGTGATCCCGGCATTATGGAAGATGAACTTGCCGAAACTGTTGGTACTGATAAAACTGCCGTTGTTATTGAATGGGCAAACTCGGTCGCCGATACTCTTCCCGAGGATAGATTAACTATCTCTATCACGGTAACCGGAGAAAATACTCGCCAGTTATCACTTTCTGGAAGTGGTGAGGTTGGCCAGCGATTGGCGGAGGCACTTGATGATCATTCTGCTTGA
- the tsaB gene encoding tRNA (adenosine(37)-N6)-threonylcarbamoyltransferase complex dimerization subunit type 1 TsaB, which translates to MIILLDTSTAVCRLTLVENDERKEFEWQADRQLARSLLKWLSDQLASQGKAWRDITGIGAFLGPGSFTGLRIGLTVLNTLADSLSVPIVGATGDAWQGKALERLVSDENDQIILPYYGSDAKITTQRK; encoded by the coding sequence ATGATCATTCTGCTTGATACTTCAACCGCGGTTTGTCGGCTGACGCTTGTAGAAAATGACGAGCGGAAAGAATTTGAATGGCAGGCGGATAGGCAACTTGCTAGGAGTCTACTGAAGTGGCTGAGTGACCAATTGGCAAGCCAAGGAAAGGCCTGGCGAGATATTACTGGAATTGGTGCATTTTTAGGCCCTGGTAGTTTTACGGGTCTTAGGATTGGACTAACGGTACTTAATACGCTCGCCGATAGTCTGTCTGTCCCCATTGTCGGGGCAACTGGCGATGCCTGGCAGGGCAAGGCACTGGAACGTTTAGTAAGTGATGAAAATGATCAGATCATCCTACCTTATTATGGTAGCGATGCAAAGATTACAACGCAACGTAAATAG